In Sphingobacterium sp. SYP-B4668, the sequence AGGTTCAAGAAAAGGACATTCTTTTCTTGCTTCACAACTCCCGCCATGAACTCGCCGTAGGCCATAGCCCTTGAATCGTTTTCGATGAAGGTCTTTATTTTTAATGTATCTTCCAAATATTTGCTTAGCGGCGTCTCGCTGAAGTGAAAAAAACTGTAACTGTAGCCGGTCTTGTAGTTAATCCGACCACTAAGATTCAGACCCAAAGCTAAGATTTTGTCTTTTGGAACCCCTGATTTTTTGATAAAGTTCTTAATAATTTGACATAGGTCATCAAGAGACTCTTGACTATTGGCGAGTTGGTAAGGAAGGTTCTCCGCAATAGAAACAATAGTCTTGTTTAAATCTATCAATCCTATATTTACATGATTGTGTTTCACATCAACACCTACAAAGAAACCAGACGTAGGTACTAAACCATACATATTCGGCTTGCGTCCGCTGAGTGTCGTTGATTTCCCATAATCTTTAACCAATCCGTCTTCTATCAGTTCATTGATTACATTGGTCACCTTAGGTACACTTAGTTTCAACTCTTTGCTCAGTTCGGCAATGGTGCTGTTTCCGTCGTTTGAGAGTATAGCAATTATGTTCTTCTTAATGGAGTTGTTCTTATAAGCAACTCCAGAAACGTTTTCGTTTTCTATTTCTTCAAAAAATGTCATGATTCCTATTAAGTTTAGCAAAACTAACAAATAAAACTGTACATATTTAATTTTGTGTTCAGTAATCGTTAATTCATCATTATTATTTATATCTGATGGGTCAATCTTAAAATAAAATAATAAACAACGGTTGATATATTAAATTTTATTTTTAATTTAGCCCTTGAAATTGTTCGAACCCTTATCTCCGTATAGAAATATAAGATAGAACGAAATACCAAGTAACTGTGTAAATATTATGAATAGAAGCAATAGAAGCAGAATTTTTATGGTAGTCGAGTTTGTTACACTCCAATATGTTAGAAGTTTTGTTTGAAAAACAACGTAAAACCTTATACTATATAATAACCTGAAAAAAACGAACCTAAT encodes:
- a CDS encoding ROK family transcriptional regulator, with translation MTFFEEIENENVSGVAYKNNSIKKNIIAILSNDGNSTIAELSKELKLSVPKVTNVINELIEDGLVKDYGKSTTLSGRKPNMYGLVPTSGFFVGVDVKHNHVNIGLIDLNKTIVSIAENLPYQLANSQESLDDLCQIIKNFIKKSGVPKDKILALGLNLSGRINYKTGYSYSFFHFSETPLSKYLEDTLKIKTFIENDSRAMAYGEFMAGVVKQEKNVLFLNLDYGIGMGTLINGHIYYGESGFAGEFGHIPLFDNEILCHCGKKGCLETEASGRALNNLFIQKIREGYASTLTKTIDPDDIKLKHILEAVQNDDVLAIELLAEIGGKLGRAIAMLINLYNPQLIVLGGSLARTHDYILLPIKSAINKYSLNLVSTDTKIKLSELQEKAGVIGACLLVRDRLLDINN